A genome region from Oncorhynchus clarkii lewisi isolate Uvic-CL-2024 unplaced genomic scaffold, UVic_Ocla_1.0 unplaced_contig_2787_pilon_pilon, whole genome shotgun sequence includes the following:
- the LOC139399025 gene encoding retinoic acid-induced protein 2 has translation MEDLCTEHVADLPQNGGGSGGGRGGGEGVRKVENTATQLITSEASSISSPGQANQKPSLSHMITIPASPTMVSPSAEAPEGVAVKVAATVLQPLCLGDSPVMLPIHPLQQMAGGTPPQGIPPYLLTHQGPLSLGSLSQGPGLSLPLVLEQHVFQHLNTMGAMLQQTPPCPSLSFLQNNLLCHTQPQTSSMASLAFCQPPALDQKLPGPPAQDPGIHAILQNPAFAALIQDLFSAQTNPNSSSCHPAGSTPTDPFASASFPPSQPQNPPLSYPYSSPLAPLVPPATLLVPYPVIVPLPVPLPIPLPIPVPQSQESKGFSDPSKPACMVTKSTQTNYEEIVSPTPHGNIMTLYPPSSMASLSSVAMVPEGEVLDLSVKSPPIIQPKQEMAFQQHDDTVLDLSVASKQKRKERPSSRDWHTSSEGTTTAWLPSPEGTTSVSLEVLKPAECTQKLHHHPSLLNGVTHVEFSRRRQWAVVDGGGSGNRPSSEPKSSSSSGSSNFEIFHTSQTAKVIVAVKDAIPTTAIFCGKIKSLSGLSSKSLSIKQHDSSGHTGAMLHQCYGALPLTRGHHVVEQKDPNLPRNRQAIKLKKVSSQEIHILPIKKQRLAAFCPRK, from the exons ATGGAGGATCTTTGCACGGAGCATGTAGCTGACCTTCCTCAGAATgggggaggtagtggaggaggaagaggtggtggagagggggTCAGAAAGGTAGAGAACACTGCCACCCAGCTGATTACAAGTGAGGCCTCAAGCATCAGCTCTCCTGGCCAGGCTAATCAGAAACCAAGCCTTTCACATATGATAACTATCCCAGCGTCCCCCACTATGGTCAGTCCCAGCGCCGAGGCTCCAGAAGGGGTGGCTGTCAAGGTGGCTGCCACCGTGCTtcagcctctctgtctggggGACAGTCCTGTGATGCTGCCCATCCACCCCCTCCAACAGATGGCTGGAGGAACCCCTCCCCAGGGGATCCCTCCGTACCTCCTGACCCACCAGGGGCCTCTCTCCCTGGGCTCCCTCTCCCAAGGCCCTggtctctccctgcctctggtCCTGGAGCAGCATGTGTTCCAGCATCTGAACACCATGGGAGCGATGCTCCAGCAGACTCCCCCCTGCCCTTCCCTGTCCTTCCTGCAGAACAATCTGCTGTGTCACACCCAGCCTCAGACCTCTTCCATGGCTTCGTTGGCCTTCTGCCAGCCTCCAGCCTTGGATCAGAAACTACCTGGACCTCCAGCCCAGGACCCAG gTATTCATGCCATCCTCCAGAACCCGGCATTCGCTGCCCTCATACAGGACCTGTTTTCTGCTCAGACCAACCCCAACTCCTCTTCCTGTCACCCAGCGGGGTCAACCCCAACTGACCCCTTTGCTTCAGCCTCGTTCCCCCCATCCCAACCCCAAAATCCACCCCTCTCCTACCCCTACAGCTCCCCGCTAGCCCCCCTGGTACCCCCTGCCACCCTCCTGGTCCCCTACCCTGTAATTGTTCCTCTCCCTGtgcctctacccatccctctccctatcccagtcccACAGAGCCAGGAGTCCAAAGGATTCTCTGACCCCTCTAAACCAGCCTGTATGGTGACTAAAAGCACACAGACTAACTATGAGGAGATCGTCAGTCCTACACCACACGGTAACATTATGACTCTTTACCCTCCATCGTCCATGGCCTCTCTGTCCTCAGTTGCCATGGTCCCAGAGGGGGAGGTGCTTGACCTATCAGTGAAATCCCCTCCCATAATCCAACCAAAGCAGGAAATGGCATTTCAACAACACGATGACACTGTCCTCGACCTGTCTGTAGCTAGTAAACAGAAAAGAAAAGAGCGTCCTTCATCGCGGGACTGGCACACTTCTTCCGAGGGCACTACTACAGCTTGGCTCCCTTCACCCGAGGGCACTACATCTGTTTCTCTGGAGGTCTTAAAGCCTGCGGAGTGCACTCAGAAGCTTCACCACCACCCTAGCCTGTTGAACGGTGTAACCCATGTAGAATTCAGTAGACGGCGTCAGTGGGCGGTTGTGGATGGAGGTGGGAGCGGTAATAGGCCCAGCAGCGAGCCCaagagcagtagcagcagcggtaGCTCCAACTTTGAGATCTTTCACACCTCTCAAACAGCCAAAGTCATCGTGGCGGTCAAAGACGCGATCCCCACCACCGCCATCTTCTGTGGGAAGATCAAGTCTCTCTCAGGGCTGTCCAGTAAGAGCCTGTCTATTAAACAACACGACTCCTCCGGCCACACGGGGGCGATGTTACATCAGTGTTACGGTGCTCTGCCTTTAACCAGAGGACACCATGTGGTGGAGCAGAAGGACCCTAACCTCCCCAGGAACAGACAGGCCATCAAACTGAAGAAGGTCAGTTCACAGGAGATCCACATCCTCCCCATCAAGAAGCAACGTCTGGCTGCCTTCTGCCCCAGGAAGTAG
- the LOC139399026 gene encoding sex comb on midleg-like protein 4 isoform X1 produces MQSPSSYRLPHPLPPLPVRKGVRGRRPKLQTIALLKAAAEAAAEAALNGTPQVSGSQLAPRPHKKRGPKPGSKRKPRVLPSSGTGSVYTTTASETRLINVHGPKDNSPGVVSTVCVYVNKHGACGPHLDRKQLQQLPDHFGPGPVNTVLQQAVQACVDCAYQPTFLFSFLQSQSDGGEIIRVRSDGGIHYVKLPQASSASFVLRFMETLCHQLQSDNLFSSQPFSPAFMASTGHTAYDRSTSVKEEMSEALSIARGSVGRSRRFQMDRDRDCNLYPSPLSSSKRLHSTEAHPSEEPLPRSENGLTEDPMDTSTSPSMTPRPLTQRTTSEYRGQGSSSPYYPGSGSGHPPPPPLRRLAPNPSDLGSRGLQRRVEGRPSASSTTGPEHLAAADREAAAGNGAGNGPSSWSVDEVMQFVHDADPQTLGPHVELFRKHEIDGKALMLLRSDIIMKYMGLKLGPALKLCHHIERLKQTKQ; encoded by the exons ATGCAGTCCCCCTCCTCCTATCGCCTGCCCCATCCGCTGCCCCCTCTGCCCGTGCGGAAGGGGGTCCGGGGCCGGCGCCCCAAACTGCAGACCATCGCCCTGCTCAAGGCAGCGGCAGAGGCAGCAGCGGAGGCTGCTCTGAATGGTACGCCACAGGTCTCCGGCTCCCAGCTAGCACCCAGACCCCATAAGAAGAGGGGGCCCAAGCCTGGGAGCAAG AGGAAGCCACGTGTGCTGCCCTCCTCGGGAACAGGCTCTGTATATACTACTACAGCCTCTGAGACCAGACTGATCAACGTTCATGGACCGAAGGACAACAGCCCTGGAGTGGTCTCCACAG tgtgtgtgtacgtgaacAAGCACGGAGCCTGCGGCCCACACCTGGACAGGAAGCAGTTGCAGCAGCTGCCGGACCACTTTGGGCCGGGTCCGGTCAACACTGTCCTACAGCAGGCTGTTCAGGCATGTGTGGACTGTGCCTACCAACCAACCTTCCTCTTCAGCTTCCTACAGTCCCAGTCCGACGGAGGAGAGATCATCAGAG TGCGGTCTGATGGGGGGATCCACTATGTCAAGCTGCCACAGGCCTCCTCTGCCTCCTTTGTGCTCAGGTTCATGGAGACTCTGTGTCACCAGCTGCAGAGTGACAACCTGTTCTCCTCCCAACCCTTCAGCCCTGCATTCATGGCCTCCACTGGACACACAGCCTACGACAGGAGCACGTCAG TAAAAGAAGAGATGTCAGAGGCCTTGTCCATAGCCAGAGGCTCCGTAGGAAGGAGCAGGCGTTTCCagatggacagagacagggactgtAACCTTTACccttctcccctgtcctcctccaAACGGCTGCACAGCACAGAGGCACACCCCTCGGAAG AGCCCCTTCCTCGCAGTGAGAACGGTTTGACTGAGGACCCTATGgacacctccacctctccctccatgaCCCCTCGCCCCCTGACACAACGCACCACCTCAGAGTACCGTGGCCAGGGGTCCAGCAGCCCCTACTaccctgggtctgggtctggtcaccccccaccaccacccctcagGCGCCTGGCCCCCAACCCTTCCGACCTGGGGTCCAGAGGGCTACAGAGAAGAGTGGAAGGTAGGCCTT CTGCGAGCTCCACCACAGGTCCTGAGCACCTGGCAGCTGCAGACCGGGAGGCTGCAGCGGGGAACGGGGCCGGGAACGGCCCTTCCTCCTGGTCTGTGGATGAGGTGATGCAGTTTGTCCACGACGCCGACCCCCAAACCCTCGGACCCCACGTGGAGCTCTTCAGAAAACAC GAGATCGACGGAAAGGCGCTGATGCTTCTACGTAGTGACATCATCATGAAGTACATGGGTCTGAAGCTAGGCCCCGCCCTCAAGCTATGTCACCATATCGAGAGGCTCAAACAGAccaaacagtaa
- the LOC139399026 gene encoding sex comb on midleg-like protein 2 isoform X2, protein MQSPSSYRLPHPLPPLPVRKGVRGRRPKLQTIALLKAAAEAAAEAALNGTPQVSGSQLAPRPHKKRGPKPGSKRKPRVLPSSGTGSVYTTTASETRLINVHGPKDNSPGVVSTVCVYVNKHGACGPHLDRKQLQQLPDHFGPGPVNTVLQQAVQACVDCAYQPTFLFSFLQSQSDGGEIIRVRSDGGIHYVKLPQASSASFVLRFMETLCHQLQSDNLFSSQPFSPAFMASTGHTAYDRSTSVKEEMSEALSIARGSVGRSRRFQMDRDRDCNLYPSPLSSSKRLHSTEAHPSEEPLPRSENGLTEDPMDTSTSPSMTPRPLTQRTTSEYRGQGSSSPYYPGSGSGHPPPPPLRRLAPNPSDLGSRGLQRRVEAASSTTGPEHLAAADREAAAGNGAGNGPSSWSVDEVMQFVHDADPQTLGPHVELFRKHEIDGKALMLLRSDIIMKYMGLKLGPALKLCHHIERLKQTKQ, encoded by the exons ATGCAGTCCCCCTCCTCCTATCGCCTGCCCCATCCGCTGCCCCCTCTGCCCGTGCGGAAGGGGGTCCGGGGCCGGCGCCCCAAACTGCAGACCATCGCCCTGCTCAAGGCAGCGGCAGAGGCAGCAGCGGAGGCTGCTCTGAATGGTACGCCACAGGTCTCCGGCTCCCAGCTAGCACCCAGACCCCATAAGAAGAGGGGGCCCAAGCCTGGGAGCAAG AGGAAGCCACGTGTGCTGCCCTCCTCGGGAACAGGCTCTGTATATACTACTACAGCCTCTGAGACCAGACTGATCAACGTTCATGGACCGAAGGACAACAGCCCTGGAGTGGTCTCCACAG tgtgtgtgtacgtgaacAAGCACGGAGCCTGCGGCCCACACCTGGACAGGAAGCAGTTGCAGCAGCTGCCGGACCACTTTGGGCCGGGTCCGGTCAACACTGTCCTACAGCAGGCTGTTCAGGCATGTGTGGACTGTGCCTACCAACCAACCTTCCTCTTCAGCTTCCTACAGTCCCAGTCCGACGGAGGAGAGATCATCAGAG TGCGGTCTGATGGGGGGATCCACTATGTCAAGCTGCCACAGGCCTCCTCTGCCTCCTTTGTGCTCAGGTTCATGGAGACTCTGTGTCACCAGCTGCAGAGTGACAACCTGTTCTCCTCCCAACCCTTCAGCCCTGCATTCATGGCCTCCACTGGACACACAGCCTACGACAGGAGCACGTCAG TAAAAGAAGAGATGTCAGAGGCCTTGTCCATAGCCAGAGGCTCCGTAGGAAGGAGCAGGCGTTTCCagatggacagagacagggactgtAACCTTTACccttctcccctgtcctcctccaAACGGCTGCACAGCACAGAGGCACACCCCTCGGAAG AGCCCCTTCCTCGCAGTGAGAACGGTTTGACTGAGGACCCTATGgacacctccacctctccctccatgaCCCCTCGCCCCCTGACACAACGCACCACCTCAGAGTACCGTGGCCAGGGGTCCAGCAGCCCCTACTaccctgggtctgggtctggtcaccccccaccaccacccctcagGCGCCTGGCCCCCAACCCTTCCGACCTGGGGTCCAGAGGGCTACAGAGAAGAGTGGAAG CTGCGAGCTCCACCACAGGTCCTGAGCACCTGGCAGCTGCAGACCGGGAGGCTGCAGCGGGGAACGGGGCCGGGAACGGCCCTTCCTCCTGGTCTGTGGATGAGGTGATGCAGTTTGTCCACGACGCCGACCCCCAAACCCTCGGACCCCACGTGGAGCTCTTCAGAAAACAC GAGATCGACGGAAAGGCGCTGATGCTTCTACGTAGTGACATCATCATGAAGTACATGGGTCTGAAGCTAGGCCCCGCCCTCAAGCTATGTCACCATATCGAGAGGCTCAAACAGAccaaacagtaa